The Flavobacterium psychrophilum genome includes a region encoding these proteins:
- a CDS encoding cold-shock protein, which translates to MRTGKVKFFIESKGYGFITDDETGKDIFVHATGLNAENLQEGDKVSFVEEEGKKGKVAAKVAAL; encoded by the coding sequence ATGCGAACAGGCAAAGTTAAATTTTTCATTGAATCCAAAGGTTATGGATTCATTACTGACGACGAAACAGGAAAAGACATTTTCGTTCATGCTACAGGTCTAAACGCAGAAAATCTGCAGGAAGGCGACAAAGTTAGTTTTGTAGAAGAAGAAGGAAAAAAAGGCAAAGTAGCTGCTAAAGTCGCAGCACTTTAA
- a CDS encoding NADH-quinone oxidoreductase subunit A: MQTNQADYFPILMQMLLAVGFVAGTIFVSGKLGPQRNSVNKDKNFECGIESVGNARIPFSVKYFLVAILFVLFDVEVIFMYPWAVNFRTMGVEGLIKMGIFMTLLVVGFFYVMKKKGLEWE; encoded by the coding sequence ATGCAGACAAATCAGGCAGATTATTTTCCAATATTAATGCAAATGCTTCTTGCAGTTGGATTTGTGGCCGGCACCATATTCGTGTCTGGCAAACTGGGACCTCAAAGAAATTCGGTTAACAAAGACAAGAATTTTGAGTGTGGTATAGAATCAGTTGGTAATGCGCGTATACCGTTCTCGGTAAAATACTTCCTGGTAGCTATACTTTTCGTATTATTTGATGTTGAAGTAATATTCATGTACCCATGGGCGGTTAACTTCCGTACAATGGGTGTGGAAGGACTTATAAAAATGGGAATCTTTATGACGCTTCTTGTAGTAGGATTTTTCTACGTGATGAAGAAAAAAGGTTTGGAGTGGGAATAA
- a CDS encoding NADH dehydrogenase (The point of entry for the majority of electrons that traverse the respiratory chain eventually resulting in the reduction of oxygen), which translates to MSNSSDIKLVDAPDGYEGNGFFATKLDTVVGMARANSLWPLPFATSCCGIEFMATMAAHYDVARFGSERMSFSPRQADMLLVMGTIAKKMAPILRQVYEQMAEPRWVIAVGACASSGGIFDTYSVLQGIDKVIPVDVYVPGCPPRPEQILDGIMKLQDIVRSESVRRRSSEEYKELLASYNIS; encoded by the coding sequence ATGAGCAATTCATCAGACATAAAATTAGTCGACGCTCCCGACGGATACGAAGGGAACGGCTTTTTTGCAACTAAACTGGATACGGTTGTAGGTATGGCACGTGCCAACTCACTTTGGCCACTGCCTTTTGCAACTTCATGCTGTGGTATAGAATTCATGGCAACAATGGCGGCACACTATGATGTGGCGCGTTTCGGATCGGAACGTATGAGTTTTTCGCCACGCCAGGCAGATATGCTTTTGGTTATGGGAACCATCGCTAAAAAAATGGCACCAATTTTACGCCAGGTATACGAACAGATGGCTGAACCAAGATGGGTTATCGCTGTAGGCGCATGTGCATCTTCAGGTGGTATTTTTGATACGTACTCTGTACTTCAGGGTATAGACAAAGTAATTCCTGTAGACGTTTATGTACCGGGATGCCCTCCAAGGCCGGAGCAGATATTGGACGGTATCATGAAACTTCAGGATATTGTACGATCTGAATCAGTTAGAAGAAGAAGCTCTGAAGAGTACAAAGAACTATTGGCTTCTTATAATATTTCATAA
- a CDS encoding NADH dehydrogenase, with the protein MALETTVIQDKLTGQFGEHVTGFIQQHDIFSFEVAPDAMSEVMGFLKNDTVLRFNFLTDVCGVHYPDSEKDRQFAVVYHMHNWYDNVRIRFKCFLNGDNPEIATATEHFLGANWQERETYDFFGIIFKGHPQLKRILNMDEMTSFPMRKEFPMEDGGRTDKDDRFFGRTQDNC; encoded by the coding sequence ATGGCTTTAGAAACAACAGTTATACAGGATAAACTTACCGGACAGTTCGGTGAACATGTTACCGGCTTTATCCAGCAACACGATATATTTTCTTTTGAAGTAGCTCCGGACGCAATGTCTGAAGTTATGGGTTTCCTTAAAAACGACACTGTGCTTCGTTTCAACTTCCTTACTGATGTTTGCGGGGTACACTACCCAGATTCTGAAAAAGACAGGCAGTTTGCTGTTGTATACCACATGCACAACTGGTATGACAACGTAAGGATTCGCTTTAAATGTTTCCTTAACGGAGATAACCCTGAAATTGCTACGGCTACCGAGCATTTTTTAGGTGCCAACTGGCAGGAGCGCGAAACGTATGATTTCTTCGGGATTATATTTAAAGGCCACCCTCAGTTGAAAAGAATTTTGAACATGGATGAGATGACCTCTTTCCCGATGCGTAAGGAATTCCCGATGGAAGACGGAGGAAGAACCGACAAAGATGACCGTTTCTTTGGCCGTACGCAGGATAACTGTTAA
- a CDS encoding NADH dehydrogenase (Catalyzes the transfer of electrons from NADH to quinone): MSDLLLPPEHRYAKMIEQKQNEDGSELSILNLGPTHPATHGIFQNILLMDGERILDGEGTVGYIHRAFEKIAENRPFYQVTPLTDRMNYCSSPINNMGWWMTLEKVLDIEVPKRVQYLRVIVMELARIADHIICNSVLGVDTGALTGFLYVFQYREKIYEIYEEICGARLTTNMGRIGGFERDWSPAAFRKINEFLDEFPKIWTEFESLLSRNRIFMDRTIDVGPISAERAMSYGFTGPNLRAAGVDYDIRVMQPYSSYEDFEFNVPVGKSGDTYDRFCVRNAEVWESLSIIRQALEKLPEGPFHANVPDYYLPPKEEVYNNMEALIYHFKIVMGEVPVPKTEVYHAVEGGNGELGFYLITDGSRTAYRLHFRRPCFIYYQAFNEMVKGQMLSDAIATLSSLNVIAGELDA, translated from the coding sequence ATGTCAGACCTGTTATTACCACCAGAGCATCGCTATGCCAAGATGATCGAGCAGAAGCAGAATGAAGACGGCAGCGAGCTTTCTATACTTAACCTTGGGCCTACACACCCTGCAACCCACGGTATCTTTCAGAACATCCTTTTAATGGATGGTGAGAGGATTCTTGATGGCGAAGGAACTGTTGGCTACATTCACCGTGCGTTTGAGAAAATTGCCGAAAACAGGCCGTTTTACCAGGTTACCCCGCTTACCGACAGGATGAACTACTGTTCTTCTCCTATCAACAATATGGGATGGTGGATGACACTTGAAAAAGTTCTTGATATTGAAGTTCCTAAAAGAGTGCAGTACCTAAGGGTAATTGTAATGGAGTTGGCGCGTATTGCCGACCACATTATCTGTAACTCGGTATTGGGTGTAGATACGGGTGCCCTTACGGGTTTCCTTTACGTGTTTCAGTACAGGGAAAAAATTTACGAAATTTACGAAGAGATATGCGGTGCACGCCTTACCACTAACATGGGAAGGATTGGCGGTTTTGAAAGAGACTGGAGCCCTGCTGCTTTTAGAAAAATAAACGAATTCCTAGACGAATTCCCTAAAATATGGACGGAGTTTGAAAGCCTGCTTTCACGAAACAGGATCTTTATGGACCGTACCATTGATGTTGGACCTATATCTGCCGAAAGGGCAATGAGCTACGGCTTTACAGGGCCTAACCTTCGTGCTGCCGGTGTAGATTATGACATTCGTGTTATGCAGCCGTACAGCTCTTACGAAGATTTTGAATTCAACGTTCCTGTTGGAAAATCGGGCGATACGTATGACAGGTTCTGCGTTCGTAATGCCGAAGTTTGGGAAAGCTTAAGCATTATCCGCCAGGCTCTGGAAAAACTTCCAGAAGGGCCTTTCCATGCTAACGTGCCTGATTATTACCTTCCTCCAAAAGAAGAGGTTTATAACAACATGGAAGCACTTATCTATCACTTTAAAATTGTAATGGGCGAAGTGCCGGTACCTAAAACCGAAGTATACCACGCGGTAGAAGGCGGTAACGGAGAACTTGGCTTTTACCTTATAACAGACGGAAGCCGTACTGCCTACAGGCTACACTTCCGCAGGCCTTGTTTTATTTATTACCAGGCCTTTAACGAAATGGTAAAAGGACAGATGCTTTCTGATGCCATTGCAACATTATCCAGCCTGAATGTTATTGCAGGCGAACTAGACGCTTAA
- a CDS encoding NADH dehydrogenase: MEISHAKQVINIDAKLTERINELISHYPEDKRKSALLPVLHEVQDAHENWLSIELQDKVAEILNIKPIEVYEVVSFYTMYNQKPIGKYMFEFCRTSCCAIRGAENLMDYTCEKLGVKEGETTSDGMFTVVGVECLGACGYAPMLQLGDYYRENLTKEKVDALIDECRNGQVNLH, translated from the coding sequence ATGGAAATTTCACACGCAAAACAGGTTATAAATATAGATGCTAAGCTTACTGAGCGTATCAATGAGCTGATTAGCCACTATCCTGAAGATAAAAGAAAATCGGCATTGCTGCCTGTGCTTCACGAAGTGCAGGATGCGCACGAAAACTGGCTGAGCATTGAGCTTCAGGACAAAGTTGCCGAAATTCTGAATATCAAGCCAATTGAGGTATACGAGGTTGTATCGTTTTACACCATGTACAACCAAAAGCCTATTGGTAAATATATGTTTGAGTTTTGCAGGACTTCATGCTGCGCGATACGCGGGGCAGAAAACCTGATGGACTATACTTGTGAGAAACTGGGCGTTAAAGAAGGCGAAACAACTTCCGACGGTATGTTTACCGTTGTTGGTGTTGAGTGCCTTGGCGCATGCGGCTATGCCCCTATGCTTCAGCTGGGTGATTATTACAGGGAGAACCTGACAAAAGAGAAAGTAGATGCGCTTATTGACGAGTGCAGAAACGGACAGGTTAATTTACACTAA
- a CDS encoding NADH dehydrogenase (part of NADH-ubiquinone oxidoreductase complex I; shuttles electrons from NADH, via FMN and iron-sulfur (Fe-S) centers, to quinones in the respiratory chain; NuoF is part of the soluble NADH dehydrogenase fragment, which represents the electron input part of NADH dehydrogenase), with amino-acid sequence MAMKILLEHANVPGIKTYEVYRQHGGYRSVEKALKAMTPDEVVEEVKTSGLRGRGGAGFPTGMKWSFIDKKSGKPRHLVCNADESEPGTFKDRFLMEYIPHLLIEGMVTSSYALGCNLSYIYIRGEYMWVYRILEKAIKEAYAAGWLGKNILGTGYDLDLHVHCGAGAYICGEETALIESLEGKRGNPRIKPPFPAISGLWTNPTVVNNVESISAVPWIVNNTGAEYAKVGVGRSTGTKLISASGHIKNPGVYEIEMGLTVEEFMNSDQYLGGMMDDRPLKGLIPGGSSVPILPAHLIYKTAAGEDRLMTYESLADGGFATGSSMGSGGFIVYNDTTCVVRNTWNFSRFYHHESCGQCSPCREGTGWMEKVLHRIENGHGREEDIDLLWDIQRKIEGNTICPLGDAAAWPVAAAIRHFRDEFEYHVRFPEKIKNRDHFVAEPFEKVKHLVAKQVV; translated from the coding sequence ATGGCTATGAAAATATTATTAGAGCACGCAAACGTACCGGGGATAAAAACCTACGAAGTGTACCGCCAGCATGGCGGCTACCGATCGGTAGAGAAAGCACTTAAGGCTATGACCCCTGATGAAGTGGTTGAAGAAGTTAAGACTTCGGGACTTAGAGGCCGTGGTGGAGCAGGTTTCCCTACAGGTATGAAATGGAGTTTTATCGACAAAAAATCGGGTAAGCCAAGACATTTGGTTTGCAACGCCGATGAGTCTGAACCGGGCACGTTTAAAGACCGTTTCCTTATGGAGTACATTCCGCACCTTTTAATTGAAGGTATGGTTACTTCAAGCTACGCTCTTGGATGCAACTTATCATATATCTACATCCGTGGTGAATATATGTGGGTTTACCGCATATTAGAGAAAGCCATTAAAGAAGCATATGCTGCCGGATGGTTAGGTAAAAACATACTGGGTACAGGTTACGACCTGGACCTTCACGTTCACTGTGGTGCAGGAGCTTACATTTGTGGTGAGGAAACTGCCCTTATAGAATCGCTTGAAGGCAAAAGAGGTAACCCAAGGATTAAGCCACCATTCCCTGCTATCAGCGGATTGTGGACTAACCCTACTGTGGTAAACAACGTAGAGTCTATCTCTGCTGTGCCATGGATCGTGAACAACACAGGTGCAGAATATGCTAAAGTTGGTGTGGGCCGTTCTACAGGAACGAAACTTATATCGGCTTCAGGGCATATTAAAAACCCGGGGGTTTACGAAATTGAGATGGGTCTTACTGTAGAGGAGTTTATGAACTCTGACCAGTACCTTGGCGGGATGATGGATGACAGGCCTTTAAAGGGACTTATTCCGGGAGGTTCTTCGGTGCCGATTCTTCCTGCACACCTTATTTATAAAACAGCAGCAGGCGAAGACCGCCTTATGACATATGAATCGTTAGCCGACGGTGGCTTTGCTACCGGATCGTCTATGGGTTCGGGAGGTTTTATAGTGTATAACGACACTACTTGTGTAGTGCGTAACACTTGGAACTTTTCACGCTTTTACCATCACGAAAGCTGTGGGCAGTGCTCACCATGCCGTGAAGGTACAGGATGGATGGAAAAAGTACTGCACCGTATTGAAAACGGCCATGGCCGTGAAGAAGATATTGATCTTCTTTGGGATATACAGCGCAAAATTGAAGGTAATACGATATGCCCTCTTGGTGATGCAGCAGCATGGCCGGTAGCAGCAGCGATACGCCACTTTAGGGACGAGTTTGAATACCACGTTCGTTTCCCTGAAAAAATAAAAAACAGAGACCACTTTGTTGCAGAGCCTTTTGAAAAGGTAAAACACCTGGTGGCGAAACAAGTAGTTTAA
- a CDS encoding NADH dehydrogenase, translating into MKVSIDGQEIDVEPGTTILQAARMIGGESVPPAMCYYSKLKGSGGKCRCCLVEVSKGSEADPRPMPKLVASCVTGVMDGMEVKSITSERVIDARKSVTEFLLINHPLDCPVCDQAGECDLQNLSFKNGSSKTRFIEEKRTFAPENIGDKIQLHMNRCILCYRCVMTADQLTDNRVHGVLNRGDHSQISTAISKAIDNEFSGNMIDVCPVGALTDKTFRFKQRVWFNKPYNAHRDCDKCCGKTTLWMFGEEIQRVTARKDVYHEVEEFICNECRFDHKDPKDWVIEGPRKFEKDSVINQNNYTRKLDTVTIETEKNILLGRDQDRKKISMPAIPLKKDEVQVFKEGNI; encoded by the coding sequence ATGAAAGTATCAATAGACGGACAGGAGATAGACGTAGAACCGGGGACCACCATCCTGCAGGCTGCGCGAATGATAGGCGGGGAATCTGTACCGCCCGCAATGTGCTACTACTCTAAACTTAAAGGGAGCGGTGGTAAATGCCGTTGCTGCCTTGTAGAAGTTTCTAAGGGTAGTGAAGCAGATCCACGACCTATGCCAAAACTGGTAGCATCATGTGTTACAGGTGTTATGGACGGTATGGAGGTAAAAAGCATTACTTCTGAAAGGGTTATAGATGCCCGTAAATCGGTTACAGAATTCCTTTTAATAAACCACCCGTTGGATTGCCCTGTGTGCGACCAGGCCGGTGAGTGCGACCTGCAGAACCTAAGCTTTAAGAACGGTTCTTCTAAAACGCGCTTTATTGAAGAGAAACGTACGTTTGCACCCGAGAACATTGGCGACAAGATTCAGCTTCATATGAACCGTTGCATCCTGTGCTACCGTTGTGTCATGACTGCCGACCAGCTTACCGATAACCGTGTACACGGTGTATTGAACAGAGGCGATCATTCGCAAATTTCTACAGCTATATCTAAAGCTATTGATAATGAGTTTTCAGGAAACATGATCGATGTGTGCCCTGTTGGAGCTCTTACAGATAAAACATTCCGCTTTAAGCAAAGAGTATGGTTCAACAAACCATACAACGCGCACAGGGATTGTGATAAATGCTGCGGAAAAACAACACTTTGGATGTTTGGTGAAGAGATACAAAGGGTTACGGCACGTAAAGATGTTTACCACGAAGTGGAAGAATTTATCTGTAACGAATGCCGTTTTGACCACAAAGACCCTAAAGACTGGGTAATTGAAGGCCCGAGGAAATTTGAGAAAGATTCTGTTATCAACCAAAATAACTATACACGTAAACTGGATACAGTAACTATTGAAACTGAGAAAAATATCCTATTAGGCCGTGACCAGGACAGGAAGAAAATAAGTATGCCTGCCATTCCGCTTAAAAAAGACGAAGTACAGGTATTTAAAGAAGGAAATATATAA
- a CDS encoding NADH:ubiquinone oxidoreductase subunit H encodes MDQAIIIEKGIFIIVIFAITMLFAMYETLAERKIAAWLQDRIGPNRAGKGGILQPLADGLKLFSKEEFFPNTPNRFLFIAGPAISMSTALMTSAVIPWGDKLHIFGRDVILQATDIDVAMLYVFGVLSVGVYGIMIGGWASNNKFSLMSAMRASSQMISYEVPMGLSLIALTMMTDSLSLREISAGQHGMDWNVFYQPVGFLIFLVCSFAETNRTPFDLAECEAELIGGYHTEYSSMKMGFYLFAEYASMFISSTILAVLYFGAYNYPGMDWVSETLGANTANVIGIFVLFAKICAFIFFYMWVRWTIPRFRYDQLMRLGWKMLIPLAIANIIITGIVILISDGKL; translated from the coding sequence ATGGATCAGGCAATAATTATAGAAAAAGGTATTTTCATCATAGTAATCTTTGCAATCACTATGCTTTTTGCCATGTACGAAACACTGGCAGAACGTAAAATTGCTGCATGGCTTCAGGATCGTATAGGTCCTAACCGTGCCGGTAAAGGCGGTATCCTTCAGCCCTTGGCCGATGGTTTGAAACTTTTCTCTAAAGAAGAGTTCTTTCCTAACACGCCAAACAGGTTCCTTTTCATAGCAGGGCCTGCTATATCTATGAGTACAGCACTTATGACGAGTGCCGTAATACCGTGGGGTGACAAATTGCACATTTTTGGGCGTGATGTTATCCTTCAGGCTACAGATATTGATGTTGCCATGCTTTATGTATTTGGCGTACTGTCTGTTGGTGTATACGGAATCATGATTGGCGGATGGGCTTCTAACAACAAATTCTCGCTTATGAGTGCTATGCGTGCTTCATCACAAATGATATCGTATGAGGTGCCTATGGGTCTTTCGCTTATTGCACTTACAATGATGACGGATTCATTAAGCCTTCGCGAAATATCGGCAGGTCAGCATGGGATGGACTGGAATGTATTCTACCAGCCTGTTGGTTTTCTAATCTTCCTTGTATGTTCTTTCGCAGAAACTAACCGTACCCCGTTTGACTTAGCCGAATGTGAGGCTGAGCTTATCGGCGGTTACCATACCGAATATTCATCAATGAAAATGGGCTTTTACCTGTTTGCTGAATACGCAAGTATGTTTATATCGTCTACCATATTAGCAGTACTTTACTTTGGTGCCTATAACTATCCTGGTATGGACTGGGTTTCTGAAACGCTTGGTGCTAACACTGCTAACGTTATTGGAATATTTGTATTGTTCGCTAAAATATGTGCTTTCATATTCTTTTATATGTGGGTACGCTGGACAATACCTCGTTTCCGTTATGACCAACTGATGCGACTGGGCTGGAAAATGCTTATTCCTCTAGCTATAGCAAACATTATCATTACAGGAATTGTAATATTAATAAGCGACGGTAAACTTTAA
- a CDS encoding NADH-quinone oxidoreductase subunit I encodes MSIETISLSGRKKEVSNKKMTFLESLYLVAIFKGLFITIRHLFTRKVTIKYPEQTRELSPVYRGQHMLMRDDEGRERCTACGLCALSCPAEAITMKADERKPDEMHLYREEKYASIYEINMLRCIFCGLCEEACPKQAIYLTKSRVMVKSSSDREDFIYGKDKLVMPLDMAINNTKPQMAN; translated from the coding sequence ATGTCAATAGAAACCATATCATTATCGGGAAGGAAAAAGGAGGTATCTAACAAAAAGATGACCTTTTTGGAAAGCCTTTACCTTGTAGCGATCTTTAAGGGATTGTTTATTACGATCCGACATTTATTTACAAGGAAGGTAACTATTAAATACCCTGAACAGACAAGGGAACTTAGCCCTGTATACCGCGGACAGCACATGCTTATGCGTGATGACGAAGGCCGTGAGCGTTGTACTGCATGTGGGCTTTGTGCTCTTTCATGCCCTGCGGAAGCAATTACCATGAAAGCAGACGAAAGAAAGCCGGATGAAATGCACCTTTACAGGGAAGAGAAATATGCTTCTATCTATGAGATAAACATGCTTCGCTGTATTTTTTGCGGATTGTGTGAAGAGGCTTGCCCTAAACAGGCAATCTACCTAACCAAATCTAGGGTAATGGTAAAATCAAGCAGCGACAGGGAAGACTTTATTTATGGTAAAGACAAACTGGTTATGCCTCTTGATATGGCTATTAACAACACTAAACCTCAAATGGCGAACTAA
- a CDS encoding NADH dehydrogenase, producing the protein MLLTIFYILSAITLATAFLTIFSKNPIHSAIYLVICFFSVAGHYLMFNAQFLAIVHVIVYSGAIMILMLFTIMLMNLNKEDEKNKSMLSRIAAVVSFCLVAFVLLATFMKAQPAITKYEVSGQDYQSIKVLGQVLLNEYMVPFEFASVLLLVSMIGAVLLSKKEHINN; encoded by the coding sequence ATGCTTCTAACTATATTTTATATTCTATCGGCCATTACATTAGCAACTGCGTTTTTGACCATCTTTAGCAAAAACCCTATTCACAGTGCTATTTACCTTGTAATATGCTTCTTTTCTGTTGCCGGGCATTACCTAATGTTCAATGCACAGTTCTTAGCAATTGTACACGTTATTGTGTACTCGGGAGCTATCATGATCCTTATGCTGTTTACGATAATGCTTATGAACCTTAATAAGGAAGACGAAAAAAATAAATCCATGCTTTCGCGTATTGCTGCTGTAGTTTCTTTTTGCCTTGTGGCATTTGTGTTACTGGCAACCTTTATGAAAGCACAGCCCGCTATTACAAAATATGAAGTATCGGGTCAGGATTACCAGTCGATAAAAGTATTGGGTCAGGTATTGCTTAACGAATACATGGTTCCGTTCGAGTTTGCATCGGTACTATTGCTTGTATCTATGATAGGAGCGGTATTGTTATCTAAAAAAGAACACATCAATAACTAA
- a CDS encoding NADH-quinone oxidoreductase subunit K yields the protein MENILQEIGIENYIYLSTLLFCVGVFGVLFRRNAIVMFMSIEIMLNAVNLLLVAFSTYHQDAQGQVFVFFSMAVAAAEVAIGLAILVAVYRNLSNIDIDNLKNLKG from the coding sequence ATGGAAAATATATTACAGGAAATAGGCATTGAGAATTACATCTATCTTTCCACATTATTGTTTTGTGTAGGTGTATTCGGTGTACTTTTCAGAAGGAATGCTATCGTAATGTTCATGTCTATAGAGATTATGCTTAATGCAGTTAACCTATTACTGGTTGCTTTCTCTACATACCATCAGGATGCGCAGGGCCAGGTATTTGTATTCTTCTCTATGGCAGTTGCCGCAGCAGAGGTTGCAATAGGACTTGCCATACTTGTAGCGGTTTACAGGAATCTGAGCAATATTGATATAGATAATTTAAAAAATTTAAAAGGATAG
- a CDS encoding NADH:ubiquinone oxidoreductase subunit L has product MDTNLALLLLLAPFAGFLLNIFFGKKLGKTASGTLGTLAVTASFVVTLTFFLQVINTGKPVILDLFEWLTLANFKVNFGFQLDQLSLLWLMFVTGIGTLIHIYSISYMHDDENMHKFFAYLNLFVFFMITLVMGSNLLIMFIGWEGVGLCSYLLIGFWYKNQDYNDAAKKAFIMNRIGDLGFLIGIFIIGYLFHSVDYNTINAALSSGQKIDMAWLSVAALCLFIGACGKSAQIPLYTWLPDAMAGPTPVSALIHAATMVTAGIFMITRMNFLFNLAPDVQDIIAIVGAVTSLIAAAIGLVQNDIKKVLAYSTVSQLGLMFLALGLGAYEIAVFHVITHAFFKACLFLGSGSVIHALHGEQDMRNMGGLKKVMKITFITFLISTLAISGLPPFSGFFSKDEILMTAFHHNKALWVIASLASIMTAFYMFRLLYLTFFKEFRGTDEQKHHLHESPALITLPLIILAILALIGGAISLPTGSWLNSYLAPVLAKPAEHHHLDGTAYMLMGIAVVGALVGIGIAYAKYIKQTSVPEQDSEITGFTKVLYNKFYVDEIYTAIIVKPIYAIGSFFKNVTEAAFSGFIFGLGKAANSLGNEGKTLQNGSIGFYLFSFVLGVCAIIVYIFLAK; this is encoded by the coding sequence ATGGATACAAATTTGGCTTTACTATTATTATTAGCCCCGTTCGCCGGCTTCTTGCTTAATATTTTCTTCGGAAAAAAACTGGGCAAAACCGCTTCGGGAACATTAGGAACTCTTGCAGTTACGGCATCTTTTGTTGTAACCCTAACTTTTTTCCTTCAGGTAATCAATACAGGAAAACCTGTAATACTCGACCTTTTTGAGTGGCTTACGTTAGCCAACTTTAAGGTAAACTTTGGTTTCCAGTTAGATCAGCTTTCACTATTATGGTTAATGTTTGTTACCGGTATTGGTACGCTTATCCATATTTACTCTATAAGCTATATGCATGACGATGAAAACATGCATAAATTCTTTGCTTACCTAAACCTGTTCGTTTTCTTTATGATTACGCTTGTAATGGGAAGCAACTTACTAATAATGTTTATTGGCTGGGAAGGCGTTGGGCTTTGCTCCTACCTTCTTATCGGGTTTTGGTACAAAAACCAGGATTATAATGATGCTGCCAAGAAAGCATTTATCATGAACCGTATTGGCGACCTTGGTTTCCTTATCGGTATCTTCATAATCGGTTACCTTTTCCATTCGGTAGATTATAACACTATCAACGCTGCACTTTCTTCAGGACAGAAAATAGATATGGCATGGTTAAGCGTTGCCGCATTGTGCCTTTTCATTGGTGCTTGTGGTAAAAGTGCGCAGATACCATTATATACATGGTTACCCGATGCGATGGCAGGACCAACACCTGTGTCGGCACTTATTCACGCTGCAACGATGGTAACAGCTGGTATCTTTATGATCACAAGGATGAACTTCCTTTTCAACCTGGCCCCGGATGTTCAGGACATCATTGCTATTGTGGGCGCGGTAACATCGCTTATTGCGGCAGCAATCGGACTGGTTCAGAATGATATTAAAAAAGTACTGGCATATTCAACAGTATCTCAGTTAGGTTTAATGTTCCTTGCTCTTGGGCTTGGGGCTTATGAAATTGCTGTTTTCCACGTAATAACACACGCATTCTTTAAAGCGTGTCTTTTCCTTGGATCGGGATCTGTTATTCACGCACTTCACGGAGAACAGGATATGCGTAATATGGGCGGACTGAAAAAAGTAATGAAAATTACATTCATCACCTTCCTTATCTCTACACTTGCTATTTCCGGTTTACCGCCATTCTCAGGTTTCTTCTCTAAAGACGAGATCTTAATGACGGCTTTCCACCACAATAAAGCACTTTGGGTTATTGCTTCACTGGCATCCATTATGACGGCTTTCTATATGTTCCGTTTACTTTACCTTACTTTCTTTAAAGAATTTAGAGGTACAGATGAACAAAAACATCATCTGCATGAATCTCCGGCACTTATAACTTTACCGCTAATCATCCTTGCTATACTGGCTCTTATTGGTGGTGCAATTAGCCTTCCTACCGGAAGCTGGTTAAACAGTTACCTGGCGCCTGTACTGGCAAAGCCGGCAGAACACCATCATTTAGACGGAACTGCTTATATGCTTATGGGTATTGCTGTTGTAGGGGCACTTGTAGGTATTGGTATTGCGTATGCTAAATACATTAAACAAACTAGTGTTCCTGAGCAAGACAGCGAGATTACAGGATTTACAAAAGTATTGTATAACAAATTTTATGTAGACGAGATTTACACCGCCATAATTGTAAAACCAATTTATGCAATAGGCAGCTTCTTTAAAAATGTTACCGAAGCCGCTTTCTCCGGGTTCATCTTTGGACTTGGCAAAGCCGCAAATTCGCTTGGTAACGAAGGAAAAACACTTCAGAACGGTAGTATAGGTTTTTACCTGTTTAGCTTTGTTTTGGGTGTATGCGCAATAATTGTTTATATTTTTCTGGCAAAATAA